The following are encoded together in the Nocardioides okcheonensis genome:
- a CDS encoding Pr6Pr family membrane protein codes for MTPERARRVHVVVAAVAWFAVAFQLLLVVTGDPVLVEDDPPGMVARLYRFFAYFTIQSNLLVAVTSTVLARDPLLGRRGWRVARVAGLVGITVTGLVHFFLLRPLLDLEGASWAADKLLHMVVPVLALAAWAWAGPRPRITARTSAYALAWPVVWVVWTLVVGRVDGWVPYPFLDADEEGWGAVAGACAGITVLFLVLFVVFGWLDRRLPAAPGPRVDGPAEPVRG; via the coding sequence ATGACTCCCGAGCGCGCCCGCAGGGTGCACGTGGTCGTGGCGGCCGTCGCGTGGTTCGCCGTCGCCTTCCAGCTGCTGCTGGTCGTCACCGGCGACCCCGTCCTGGTCGAGGACGACCCGCCCGGCATGGTCGCGCGGCTCTACCGGTTCTTCGCCTACTTCACGATCCAGAGCAACCTGCTCGTCGCGGTCACCTCGACGGTGCTCGCCCGGGACCCGCTCCTCGGGCGCCGCGGCTGGCGGGTGGCGCGCGTGGCCGGGCTGGTCGGCATCACGGTCACCGGGCTGGTGCACTTCTTCCTGCTGCGCCCGCTGCTCGACCTTGAGGGCGCGAGCTGGGCCGCGGACAAGCTGCTGCACATGGTGGTGCCGGTCCTCGCGCTCGCCGCGTGGGCGTGGGCCGGACCCCGGCCGCGGATCACCGCGCGCACGTCGGCGTACGCCCTCGCGTGGCCGGTCGTGTGGGTGGTGTGGACGCTGGTCGTCGGCCGGGTCGACGGCTGGGTGCCGTACCCGTTCCTCGACGCCGACGAGGAGGGCTGGGGTGCCGTGGCCGGGGCGTGCGCCGGCATCACCGTGCTGTTCCTGGTGCTGTTCGTGGTGTTCGGGTGGCTGGACCGGAGGCTGCCGGCCGCGCCGGGACCCCGGGTGGACGGACCCGCCGAGCCCGTGCGCGGCTGA